In one Nitrospirota bacterium genomic region, the following are encoded:
- the rsfS gene encoding ribosome silencing factor — translation MFDKKATDVLVLQVAPLTSVADYLVIGSADSDRQASAIADHIDDILTLAGSRARSIEGARNSQWVLMDYGDVIAHIFRQDVRGHYALERLWADA, via the coding sequence ATGTTCGACAAAAAGGCCACCGACGTCCTCGTCCTCCAGGTCGCGCCTCTGACCTCCGTTGCCGACTATCTCGTCATCGGCTCTGCAGACTCGGATCGCCAAGCGAGTGCCATCGCCGATCATATCGACGACATCCTCACTCTCGCGGGCTCCAGAGCACGCAGCATCGAAGGCGCGAGAAATTCGCAATGGGTCCTGATGGACTACGGCGACGTCATTGCCCATATCTTCCGACAGGACGTCCGGGGACATTACGCCCTCGAACGGCTATGGGCCGACGCAAA
- the nadD gene encoding nicotinate-nucleotide adenylyltransferase: MSSDSESRSSAPSTQHSGILRLGLLGGSFNPVHNGHLAIARQTREALGLDQILFIPTSQPPHKPSGSLAPSQDRYEMVRLAIASDPTLAISDIEICRPGKSYSIDTIRLLQQEYGAQTQLFFLIGLDAFLDFPTWRDPQTLLELCQFVVLSRPGLSFRSLSTVRLIPPIPIPSLADLDAGRIARIEAPLGAQGLTCLKLPPCPISASDIRTRIRQGLPVVNLLPPSVESYILRHHLYQEDRDRTNS, from the coding sequence ATGTCCTCAGATTCTGAATCTCGGTCCTCAGCACCCAGCACTCAGCACTCCGGCATCCTTCGTCTCGGTCTCCTAGGCGGCAGTTTCAACCCCGTGCATAACGGTCACTTAGCTATTGCGCGCCAAACGCGCGAAGCCCTCGGGCTCGACCAAATACTCTTCATTCCCACGAGTCAACCGCCCCATAAGCCGAGCGGGAGCCTGGCCCCGTCCCAAGACCGTTATGAAATGGTCCGCCTGGCGATTGCTTCTGACCCCACTCTTGCCATCTCGGATATTGAAATCTGTCGACCCGGCAAGTCCTACTCCATCGATACGATTCGCCTGCTGCAGCAAGAATATGGCGCACAGACTCAGCTCTTTTTTTTAATCGGGCTCGATGCCTTTTTGGATTTTCCCACCTGGCGAGACCCTCAGACATTGCTGGAACTCTGTCAATTCGTCGTTCTCTCTCGGCCAGGCCTATCGTTTCGGTCACTATCCACTGTCCGCCTGATTCCGCCGATTCCAATCCCTTCGCTGGCAGACTTGGATGCAGGGCGGATTGCCAGAATCGAGGCACCGCTAGGGGCACAAGGCCTGACCTGCCTGAAACTACCGCCCTGCCCGATCTCTGCATCGGACATTCGCACACGAATTCGCCAAGGGCTGCCTGTGGTAAATCTGTTGCCGCCCTCCGTAGAATCTTATATACTTCGCCATCATCTATACCAAGAGGACCGCGATCGTACCAACAGCTAG
- the proB gene encoding glutamate 5-kinase: MRDQLLKQATRIVIKIGSSLIASRETGLRPEQIDRLADEIARLRSSGREVLIVSSGAIVSGIKKLGLTEYPKSLPVKQAAAAVGQSRLMWAYEKSFERLDIKVAQILLTHHDLADRRRFLNARHTLNALIGFGVIPIINENDTVAVDEIRVGDNDTLAAEVAHLVDAELLIILSDIAGLFTEDPRKNPSATLIPLIQDITEDIEQRAGASSSFEGTGGMATKVRAAKKVSEYGVATLILNGQEAGLLPHVLAGGPGGSLFLAKERRFTSRKHWIAFTLRPRGTLTLDPGAVEALARRGKSLLASGIVNASGPFEAGDAVSCLDQDGKEFAKGLVNFSSDMIIKIKGLKTTEIQQQLGPQEYEEVIHRDNLVIL; the protein is encoded by the coding sequence ATGCGAGATCAGCTCCTAAAGCAGGCCACCCGCATCGTCATCAAAATCGGGAGCAGTCTCATCGCATCCCGAGAGACTGGACTGCGCCCGGAACAGATCGATCGGCTCGCGGATGAAATCGCGAGACTCCGATCGAGCGGCCGTGAAGTTCTGATCGTCTCCTCCGGCGCGATTGTCTCCGGCATCAAGAAGTTAGGTCTGACGGAATACCCCAAAAGTCTCCCCGTGAAACAGGCAGCCGCAGCGGTCGGCCAGAGCCGGCTCATGTGGGCCTACGAAAAATCGTTTGAACGGCTCGACATCAAGGTCGCGCAGATCCTCCTGACGCACCACGACCTCGCCGATCGGCGGAGATTTCTCAACGCCCGCCACACTTTGAACGCGCTGATCGGGTTCGGCGTCATCCCCATCATCAACGAAAACGATACGGTCGCCGTGGATGAAATCCGCGTGGGAGACAACGATACGCTGGCCGCCGAGGTCGCCCATCTGGTCGATGCGGAACTGCTGATCATCCTGTCCGATATTGCCGGCCTGTTTACCGAGGACCCACGCAAAAACCCGTCAGCCACGCTGATTCCATTGATTCAGGACATTACCGAAGACATTGAGCAGCGGGCCGGGGCTTCCAGCTCATTCGAGGGAACCGGGGGCATGGCGACGAAGGTCCGGGCTGCCAAGAAAGTCAGTGAGTATGGCGTGGCCACGTTGATCCTGAATGGGCAAGAGGCTGGCCTCCTCCCTCACGTATTGGCCGGCGGCCCTGGCGGCAGCCTCTTCCTTGCGAAAGAGCGTCGTTTCACCAGCCGCAAACATTGGATCGCCTTTACGCTCAGACCGCGAGGAACCTTGACGCTCGACCCAGGAGCCGTTGAGGCGCTGGCCCGGCGAGGCAAGAGCCTCCTGGCCTCCGGCATCGTCAATGCCAGCGGTCCATTCGAAGCGGGCGATGCCGTCAGCTGTCTCGATCAGGACGGCAAAGAATTCGCGAAGGGGTTAGTGAACTTCTCGTCCGATATGATCATCAAGATCAAAGGGCTCAAAACCACCGAAATCCAGCAACAACTCGGGCCTCAAGAATACGAAGAAGTCATCCATCGGGATAACTTGGTGATTCTCTAG
- the obgE gene encoding GTPase ObgE: MFVDEVRIRITAGRGGDGSCSFRREKFVPRGGPDGGDGGNGGNVVFEASPRMTTLLDLRYQKHYEAEVGRQGGAANCSGRCGEDVVVSLPVGTVIFNDETNEVMADLVAPGQRFVAAHGGHGGRGNNHFATPTNRTPTEFEIGTEGEVRSLRLELKLLADVGLVGFPNAGKSTLISVISAARPKIADYPFTTLVPNLGIVRWGEKGSFAVADIPGIIEGAHEGKGLGLRFLRHIERTSFLLYLIDVSEWAPEEPVNTFKVMRQELAAYDEPITARPFAVVATKIDAVGDGARLRELQKYCKRHRYPCLPISAATREGLTELVNYVGQQVTQLRATPCEISS; encoded by the coding sequence GTTTGTGCCACGCGGCGGACCTGACGGCGGCGATGGCGGCAACGGCGGCAACGTCGTATTCGAAGCGTCGCCTCGCATGACCACGCTCCTCGATCTCCGGTACCAAAAACACTACGAAGCGGAGGTCGGTCGCCAGGGAGGCGCTGCCAATTGCTCCGGAAGATGCGGCGAAGATGTGGTCGTGAGCCTTCCTGTCGGCACCGTGATCTTCAACGATGAAACCAACGAGGTCATGGCCGACCTGGTCGCTCCCGGACAGCGATTTGTGGCAGCACATGGGGGCCATGGCGGACGAGGCAACAACCATTTCGCAACCCCCACGAACCGCACGCCCACAGAGTTTGAAATCGGCACTGAAGGCGAGGTCCGGTCTCTCAGACTTGAGCTCAAACTGTTGGCCGACGTCGGACTGGTCGGTTTTCCCAATGCCGGAAAATCGACGCTTATCTCCGTCATTTCGGCCGCACGACCCAAGATTGCCGACTATCCCTTCACCACGCTGGTGCCAAATCTTGGAATCGTGCGCTGGGGAGAAAAGGGCAGCTTCGCCGTCGCAGACATTCCCGGAATCATTGAAGGCGCCCACGAGGGCAAGGGCCTGGGACTCCGGTTTCTCCGGCATATCGAACGCACATCGTTCCTGCTCTATCTGATCGACGTGTCGGAGTGGGCCCCCGAAGAACCGGTCAACACCTTCAAGGTCATGCGTCAAGAATTGGCCGCCTACGATGAGCCGATCACCGCACGCCCCTTCGCAGTCGTCGCAACTAAAATCGACGCGGTCGGAGATGGCGCGCGCCTACGCGAGTTGCAGAAATATTGTAAGCGCCATCGCTATCCGTGCCTTCCGATCTCTGCCGCCACGAGAGAAGGGCTCACGGAACTCGTCAACTATGTGGGGCAACAGGTTACGCAGCTTCGAGCCACGCCATGCGAGATCAGCTCCTAA